The following are encoded together in the Adhaeribacter arboris genome:
- the recQ gene encoding DNA helicase RecQ, with product MSVTQEVSLKSKLKEVFGFSQFRGNQEAIINNIIRGNNTFVIMPTGAGKSLCYQLPALVLDGTAIVISPLIALMKNQVDQLNAFGVNAQFLNSTLSKAEMNKVKKETISGQVKLLYVAPESLTKEETLDFLQKAKISFVAIDEAHCISEWGHDFRPEYRKIRGIIDNIGNLPIIALTATATPKVQLDIQKNLQMDDASVFKSSFNRTNLYYEVRPKHNTKKQLIQYVKKHKGKSGIVYCLSRKKVEEIAELLRVNDVKALPYHAGLDSSVRMANQDAFLNEDADVIVATIAFGMGIDKPDVRFVVHYDTPKSIEGYYQETGRGGRDGLEGNCLMFYSYDDILKLEKFNKDKPVTERDNSKLLLQEMAAYADSAVCRRKQLLHYFGEIYEKDCQFCDNCLHPKERFEAQDEVLVALQAVVSTEQRFGMDHIVDVLRGTSNQYVESYGHDQLPQYGKGAERDVQFWSSLLRQVLLSGYLEKDIDNFGVVKITAKGLNFIQNPYPIKLTKDHDFEQEVQQEEEKEETQSSAGHDTVLFDLLKALRKKMAKELDLPPYVLFQDPSLKEMATTYPTTKEDLAHISGVGMGKVQKFGKQFLDLISKYVEDNDIVTAADVVVKTTVNKSKIKIYIIQQIDKKMDLEEIASSKDITMQELIEEIEHICYSGTKLNLNYYIDGVLDKERQEEVYDYFMQANTDNIGVALKELGTDDYTEEDIRLMRIKFLSEYAN from the coding sequence ATGTCAGTCACGCAAGAGGTCAGTTTGAAAAGCAAATTAAAGGAAGTTTTTGGGTTTAGCCAATTCAGAGGTAACCAGGAGGCTATTATTAATAATATCATTCGGGGTAATAATACCTTCGTGATTATGCCTACGGGAGCCGGAAAATCGCTCTGCTACCAACTACCGGCGCTTGTACTGGACGGAACCGCCATTGTTATTTCCCCTTTAATTGCCCTGATGAAAAATCAGGTTGATCAGCTGAACGCTTTCGGGGTAAATGCCCAGTTTCTGAACTCGACTTTGTCGAAGGCGGAAATGAACAAGGTGAAAAAGGAAACGATTAGCGGTCAGGTAAAATTATTATACGTAGCCCCCGAATCACTCACCAAAGAAGAAACTTTAGATTTTCTGCAAAAAGCCAAAATTTCGTTTGTGGCTATCGATGAGGCCCATTGTATTTCGGAATGGGGGCACGATTTCCGGCCGGAATACCGCAAAATCCGGGGCATAATCGATAATATCGGCAATTTGCCCATTATTGCGCTTACCGCCACCGCCACGCCCAAAGTACAATTAGATATTCAGAAAAACTTGCAGATGGACGATGCTTCGGTGTTTAAATCGTCGTTCAACCGCACTAATTTATATTACGAAGTTCGCCCCAAGCATAATACCAAAAAGCAACTTATTCAGTACGTTAAGAAACACAAAGGCAAAAGTGGTATAGTGTACTGTTTAAGCCGGAAAAAAGTGGAAGAAATTGCCGAGTTGCTGCGGGTAAACGATGTAAAAGCCTTGCCGTACCACGCCGGTTTAGATTCCAGCGTGCGCATGGCCAACCAAGATGCCTTCCTGAACGAAGATGCCGACGTAATTGTAGCTACCATTGCCTTCGGGATGGGAATTGATAAGCCGGATGTTCGTTTTGTAGTGCATTACGATACGCCCAAATCCATTGAGGGGTATTACCAGGAAACCGGTCGGGGTGGCCGCGATGGTCTGGAAGGCAATTGCCTCATGTTTTATTCTTACGACGATATTCTTAAGCTCGAAAAATTTAACAAAGACAAGCCCGTTACCGAACGCGATAATTCTAAATTATTGCTGCAGGAAATGGCGGCTTACGCCGATTCGGCGGTTTGCCGGCGCAAGCAATTGCTCCATTACTTTGGCGAAATCTACGAAAAAGATTGCCAGTTCTGCGATAACTGTTTGCACCCGAAAGAACGTTTCGAAGCGCAGGACGAAGTTTTAGTAGCTTTGCAAGCCGTGGTAAGCACCGAACAACGTTTCGGTATGGACCACATTGTGGATGTTTTACGGGGAACCAGCAACCAATACGTGGAAAGCTACGGCCACGACCAGTTGCCGCAATACGGCAAAGGCGCCGAGCGCGATGTGCAGTTCTGGAGTTCCTTATTGCGCCAGGTATTACTTTCGGGTTACCTGGAAAAAGATATTGATAATTTTGGCGTGGTAAAAATTACGGCCAAAGGCCTCAACTTTATTCAAAATCCTTACCCCATTAAGCTTACCAAAGACCACGACTTCGAACAGGAAGTTCAGCAGGAAGAAGAAAAAGAAGAAACCCAGTCTTCGGCCGGCCACGATACGGTATTGTTTGATTTACTCAAAGCGCTCCGGAAAAAAATGGCTAAAGAGTTAGATTTGCCGCCTTACGTACTCTTCCAGGATCCTTCGCTGAAAGAAATGGCTACTACCTACCCTACTACCAAAGAAGATTTGGCGCATATTTCCGGCGTGGGGATGGGAAAAGTGCAGAAATTCGGGAAACAGTTCTTGGATTTAATCAGTAAATACGTAGAGGATAACGACATTGTAACCGCCGCCGATGTAGTAGTAAAAACAACGGTTAATAAATCCAAGATTAAGATTTACATTATTCAGCAGATTGATAAAAAAATGGACCTGGAGGAAATTGCTTCGTCGAAGGATATTACCATGCAGGAACTCATCGAGGAAATTGAACATATCTGCTACTCCGGCACCAAGCTTAATTTAAATTACTACATCGATGGCGTGCTGGATAAAGAACGCCAAGAAGAAGTGTACGATTATTTTATGCAGGCTAATACTGATAATATTGGCGTAGCTTTAAAAGAACTCGGCACCGACGATTACACCGAAGAAGATATTCGTCTGATGCGCATTAAATTTTTGAGCGAATACGCTAATTAA